A single genomic interval of Chitinophaga sp. 180180018-3 harbors:
- a CDS encoding NAD(P)/FAD-dependent oxidoreductase: MEKYEVIITGGSYAGLAAAMSLGRALRRVLVIDSGLPCNRQTPFSHNFLTQDGVAPAAIAAAGRAQVAQYPGISFLQGIVTTGQQTDEGFRLTTADGRQLEARKLLFATGIKDEIPSLKGFAECWGISVLHCPYCHGYEVRQQPTGILARGDDAWEMAKLISNWTDQLTIFSNGPAALLPQQLEKLAARNISVNEKPVSEILHENGRMNTLLFDDGSRQALHALYARPAFRQHCPVPEALGCELTDSGHIKTDIMQATTVPGIFAAGDATTPMRAVAAAVAAGTMAGAAINRALQEEDFNK, translated from the coding sequence ATGGAGAAATACGAAGTAATCATTACCGGGGGCAGCTATGCGGGTTTGGCTGCGGCAATGTCGCTCGGCAGGGCATTACGCCGGGTGCTGGTGATCGACAGTGGCCTGCCCTGCAACAGGCAAACCCCCTTTTCACATAATTTCCTCACCCAGGATGGTGTAGCCCCTGCAGCCATTGCGGCCGCCGGCCGGGCGCAGGTAGCGCAGTATCCCGGTATTTCATTCCTGCAGGGAATTGTAACAACGGGGCAACAAACCGATGAAGGGTTCCGCCTTACCACAGCAGATGGCAGGCAACTGGAGGCTCGGAAATTACTATTTGCCACAGGCATAAAAGACGAAATACCTTCATTGAAAGGCTTTGCGGAATGTTGGGGAATTTCAGTGCTTCACTGTCCGTACTGTCACGGTTATGAGGTAAGACAGCAGCCCACCGGGATCCTGGCCCGGGGCGACGATGCCTGGGAGATGGCGAAACTGATCAGCAACTGGACTGATCAGTTGACGATCTTCTCTAACGGACCAGCAGCGTTGTTGCCACAGCAACTGGAAAAACTGGCTGCCCGTAATATATCAGTCAATGAAAAACCGGTCAGCGAGATCCTGCATGAGAACGGCCGTATGAACACCCTGCTCTTCGATGACGGCAGCCGGCAGGCGCTGCATGCGCTCTATGCCAGGCCGGCCTTCCGGCAGCATTGCCCGGTTCCGGAAGCTTTGGGCTGTGAATTAACCGACTCCGGGCATATTAAAACAGATATCATGCAGGCTACCACAGTGCCCGGTATTTTTGCCGCCGGCGACGCCACCACTCCTATGCGCGCAGTGGCGGCAGCTGTGGCAGCCGGCACCATGGCCGGAGCAGCCATCAACAGGGCTTTACAGGAGGAAGATTTTAACAAATAA
- a CDS encoding contact-dependent growth inhibition system immunity protein, with product MNKKDIWRYKSLEQLENKHWENETVEISALMQKCLALVKIPVAKLSASELRLLIGQGFNPAYLVPLALEILQHDMLINAGMYAGDLLKTVLDVPASFWEAHPDLHKHLLDMMQERSEEIEAEIDLPEFWRNHPVM from the coding sequence ATGAACAAAAAGGATATCTGGAGATATAAATCTTTGGAGCAGCTGGAGAACAAGCATTGGGAAAACGAAACAGTGGAAATTTCGGCATTAATGCAAAAATGCCTTGCCCTGGTAAAAATACCTGTTGCCAAATTATCTGCCAGTGAATTGCGGTTACTGATCGGACAGGGCTTTAATCCTGCTTACCTGGTACCGTTGGCTCTTGAGATCCTGCAGCATGATATGCTGATAAATGCCGGGATGTATGCCGGCGATCTGTTGAAAACAGTATTGGATGTACCTGCCTCTTTTTGGGAAGCGCATCCTGACCTTCACAAACACCTGCTGGATATGATGCAGGAAAGAAGCGAAGAAATTGAAGCGGAAATTGATTTACCTGAATTCTGGCGGAACCATCCAGTCATGTAA
- a CDS encoding TlpA disulfide reductase family protein, whose amino-acid sequence MKKALVLLGLLPVAQLLAQGSDSTFTIEGRVTGKRPPAKVFLDVQRKLDSAEVVNGKFSFKGQVKDAPVMAYLLFDHSGSDLHDYSRQRDFQGFYLENGRLKIETRDSAKQARISGSKAQAEYVKLQAATKPIETKQQLLIRENSALPEAERESGSAQEAFTRRYMALQAEKNMAVIRFVNERPASVIALRQLSEALMNEADASQVEAAFSKLPAATRETPQGKRLARAIETGKATAIGVIAPDFAQADTSGREIRLSSLRGKYLLIDFWASWCGPCRAENPNVVKAFELYKNKGFSILGVSLDSKREYWLHAIASDKLDWLQVSDLKAWNNEAARLYGVNGIPQNFLLDPEGKIIAKNLRGDALVNKLKEIL is encoded by the coding sequence ATGAAAAAAGCATTGGTGCTGCTAGGTTTGTTGCCTGTTGCGCAATTACTGGCGCAGGGATCAGACAGTACATTTACCATCGAAGGACGGGTAACTGGCAAACGTCCGCCAGCGAAAGTATTCCTCGATGTGCAGCGTAAGCTGGATTCGGCGGAAGTAGTGAACGGAAAATTCAGTTTTAAAGGCCAGGTAAAAGATGCGCCGGTGATGGCTTATCTGCTGTTCGATCATAGCGGCAGCGACCTGCACGATTATAGCCGGCAGCGCGATTTCCAGGGCTTTTACCTGGAAAACGGCCGGCTTAAAATAGAAACCCGGGATTCGGCAAAGCAGGCACGTATCAGTGGCAGTAAGGCGCAGGCGGAGTATGTAAAACTACAGGCTGCGACGAAACCAATAGAAACAAAACAACAGCTGCTGATCCGGGAGAACAGTGCTTTGCCGGAAGCAGAGCGGGAGAGTGGCTCCGCTCAGGAGGCGTTCACCAGGCGCTATATGGCATTGCAGGCGGAGAAAAATATGGCAGTCATCCGTTTTGTCAACGAACGTCCGGCATCGGTAATTGCTTTGCGCCAGCTGTCGGAAGCCCTGATGAATGAGGCCGACGCCAGCCAGGTAGAAGCAGCTTTCAGTAAACTGCCAGCCGCCACCCGCGAAACACCGCAGGGGAAACGCCTTGCCAGGGCAATTGAAACCGGGAAGGCAACAGCCATAGGAGTGATAGCCCCTGATTTTGCACAGGCCGACACTTCAGGCCGGGAAATACGGCTTTCTTCCCTGAGGGGAAAGTATCTGCTGATCGACTTCTGGGCCAGCTGGTGCGGGCCATGCAGGGCTGAAAATCCTAACGTGGTCAAAGCATTTGAGCTGTATAAAAACAAAGGTTTCTCTATCCTCGGGGTATCCCTGGATTCAAAACGAGAATACTGGCTCCATGCAATTGCCAGCGATAAACTTGATTGGCTTCAGGTATCTGATCTGAAAGCCTGGAATAATGAAGCAGCCCGCCTGTACGGCGTAAACGGGATTCCACAGAATTTCCTGCTGGATCCGGAGGGTAAGATCATCGCAAAGAACCTACGTGGAGACGCCCTGGTGAATAAGTTGAAAGAAATACTGTGA
- a CDS encoding PKD-like family lipoprotein: MKRYIILSLLLSGLASCYKDKGNYTYHPLKQITIDSLVNLKRFYMDSLVINPGVAVDKGTESELDFQWSMFPTTQSMEALPAQPEIISRSKVLRIRLEKAVRQYPYVVILRVTDKATGVSTYRRFELMISSPFASGWLVLSDRNNISDVDIITREDSVISRIYELVNGTAIKGKGTRLRLLGAYSGADELFIQTEDNLLQVRNPEFNLLQDATAMFYTKPDRVSPQYLAINDYGTQRYLVNSGKVFGASTLNNGKYGLPYIGDYEAAPFIAGGSYSAVYDKKNGRFLKIPVLSNSVTMEAFTELKPDPAFDVNNVKGDLMYMEQGPDLSYHFFREAGGNIRLYGLNTYSNDAPGAFTQQVAATELKQATAFAISGTLPLTYFAAGNSLYLYDIGANQARKLYDFPAGSTVPVIRMLKDWNSDDDNSFLAVGVNSGSNGTVYYFKLAGTGELAGNTYKKQFNGFGRIADIIYKNK, translated from the coding sequence ATGAAAAGATATATCATACTATCGTTGCTGCTATCAGGATTGGCATCCTGTTACAAAGACAAGGGGAATTACACTTATCATCCCCTGAAACAAATCACGATCGATTCGCTGGTAAACCTGAAGCGGTTTTACATGGATTCCCTGGTGATCAACCCGGGAGTGGCGGTTGATAAAGGAACAGAAAGTGAGCTTGACTTTCAGTGGAGCATGTTTCCTACCACTCAGTCGATGGAAGCCCTGCCAGCTCAGCCAGAAATCATTTCCAGGAGTAAAGTACTGCGAATCAGGTTGGAAAAGGCTGTACGCCAGTATCCTTACGTAGTGATATTGCGTGTAACAGACAAGGCAACGGGCGTTAGCACTTACCGCCGTTTTGAGCTGATGATCAGCAGCCCGTTTGCATCGGGATGGCTGGTGCTGAGCGACCGGAACAATATATCCGACGTGGACATCATTACCCGGGAAGACAGCGTGATCAGCAGGATCTACGAGCTGGTAAACGGTACCGCGATTAAAGGAAAGGGGACGCGCCTGCGTTTGCTGGGCGCCTATTCCGGCGCAGATGAGTTATTTATTCAAACCGAAGACAACCTGCTGCAGGTGCGCAATCCTGAATTCAATCTGTTGCAGGATGCTACCGCTATGTTCTACACAAAGCCCGATCGCGTATCTCCGCAGTATCTGGCTATCAACGATTATGGAACCCAGCGTTACCTGGTGAACAGCGGAAAAGTATTCGGTGCATCTACACTGAACAATGGAAAATACGGATTGCCGTACATCGGCGATTATGAAGCAGCGCCATTTATTGCGGGTGGCAGCTATTCAGCAGTGTACGACAAGAAGAACGGCCGTTTCCTGAAGATACCGGTGCTGTCGAATTCCGTAACGATGGAAGCATTCACAGAACTGAAGCCAGATCCGGCATTTGACGTAAACAATGTCAAAGGCGATCTGATGTATATGGAACAGGGACCGGACCTTTCTTATCACTTTTTCAGGGAAGCGGGTGGTAATATCCGTTTGTACGGGTTGAATACCTACAGCAATGATGCCCCCGGAGCATTTACACAGCAGGTGGCAGCCACGGAGCTGAAACAGGCCACTGCCTTTGCTATTTCGGGCACACTGCCACTGACTTACTTCGCCGCAGGTAACAGCTTATACCTGTACGATATTGGCGCTAATCAGGCACGAAAACTCTACGATTTCCCGGCAGGGTCAACAGTTCCGGTGATCAGGATGCTGAAAGACTGGAACAGCGACGACGATAATTCCTTCCTGGCAGTAGGGGTGAACAGCGGCAGCAATGGCACCGTCTATTACTTCAAACTGGCGGGCACGGGCGAGTTGGCAGGCAATACGTACAAAAAGCAATTCAACGGTTTCGGACGCATTGCCGATATCATTTATAAAAATAAATAA
- a CDS encoding DUF4843 domain-containing protein yields MKKWLLHGMVCLMLAACSKSELTVYNDNPRMYFSIASLTYSFATKPSKLEKDTIAFRLNYSGMTLKSPLAARISVVKEKSTAVQGTDYELLNNYAMPAGKFFDSLRLVVKRTPGIAVTPVTLVVRLEETESYKAGLNTNGKEITFTISNILVKPDSWESYLVPYFGAYSKTKYRFIIDTLNISDFPWEMTRNGQLLYLKTKLALALAAYEKANGPLVDPETGNTVFFPA; encoded by the coding sequence ATGAAGAAGTGGTTATTACACGGCATGGTGTGCCTGATGCTGGCCGCCTGCAGCAAAAGTGAATTGACGGTATATAACGACAATCCACGTATGTATTTCAGCATTGCTTCCTTAACTTATTCATTCGCCACAAAACCAAGTAAGCTGGAGAAAGATACTATTGCCTTCCGGCTTAACTACAGCGGAATGACGCTGAAATCACCATTGGCTGCACGCATTTCAGTGGTGAAAGAAAAATCTACCGCAGTACAGGGAACAGATTACGAATTGCTGAATAACTATGCCATGCCTGCAGGGAAGTTCTTTGATTCCCTCCGGCTGGTGGTAAAAAGAACGCCGGGAATCGCTGTGACTCCGGTAACGCTGGTGGTACGGCTGGAGGAAACAGAAAGCTATAAAGCCGGACTTAATACCAACGGAAAAGAAATCACTTTTACCATCAGTAACATCCTTGTTAAGCCCGATTCATGGGAATCTTACCTGGTACCCTATTTTGGAGCCTACAGCAAAACCAAGTACAGGTTCATCATCGATACACTTAACATATCGGATTTTCCCTGGGAGATGACCCGTAACGGACAGCTGTTGTATCTGAAAACGAAGCTGGCCCTGGCCCTGGCAGCGTATGAAAAGGCCAACGGCCCGCTTGTGGACCCGGAAACAGGTAACACGGTATTCTTCCCGGCCTGA
- a CDS encoding RagB/SusD family nutrient uptake outer membrane protein: MKFRLYVPVIILLLLITSGCKKWLEVSPRSQIREDEFFTTPGGFEDALTGVYAKLVSRPLYGDYLTMSFLDVLAQRYRPADYYHVFKDDAQFLYQNATVKAHIADIWRAMYSALVNDNNLLRYLELNKKVLTTQRHDLIRGEALGLRALMHFDLVRMFGPSYITGAGKQAIPYVTEVTQKPTAISSTSEVTDKVLTDLLEALPLLEKNDPVNGGVDDGSAFMKNRVGRMNYLAVKAILARVYLYKGDKPNAYKYAKEVIDAAKITWITPRQINNRTDYTFSQEHLFNLQVNNMKNWVDQYFKFHEDETYTSGKAQYELKNDKSVTQRVFETATGGSTDYRYVYLFKDQSGFQYHIKYWQDDNSKYNLPFRYLIPLIRITEMYYIVAECTADPATAAGYLNTVRYNRGVVNLPAGLNTVQVQEEIRKEYQKEFFSEGQYFFYCKRMNLNRIGDKTVTPEKVYALPLPDNEIDLR; encoded by the coding sequence ATGAAATTTCGTTTATACGTTCCTGTTATCATATTGCTGCTGCTCATAACATCCGGTTGTAAGAAGTGGCTGGAGGTAAGTCCGCGTTCTCAGATACGGGAGGATGAGTTCTTTACCACTCCTGGCGGATTTGAAGATGCACTTACGGGTGTGTATGCCAAACTGGTCAGCCGCCCGCTATACGGTGATTACCTGACGATGAGCTTCCTGGATGTACTGGCGCAGCGGTATCGACCAGCCGATTATTACCACGTATTTAAAGATGATGCTCAGTTCCTTTACCAGAATGCTACCGTGAAAGCGCACATTGCCGACATATGGCGTGCCATGTACAGCGCGCTGGTAAACGATAATAACCTGTTACGCTACCTGGAGTTGAATAAAAAGGTACTCACCACACAACGTCATGACCTGATCCGGGGCGAAGCGCTGGGACTGAGAGCATTAATGCATTTCGACCTCGTCAGGATGTTTGGCCCGTCGTATATAACGGGCGCCGGTAAACAGGCCATTCCTTATGTGACGGAAGTGACGCAGAAGCCCACTGCCATTTCTTCCACCAGCGAAGTAACCGATAAAGTACTGACAGATCTGCTGGAGGCACTTCCGCTGCTGGAGAAGAACGATCCGGTGAACGGCGGTGTCGACGATGGCAGCGCGTTTATGAAAAACAGAGTAGGCCGCATGAACTACCTGGCGGTGAAAGCAATACTGGCAAGGGTTTATCTCTATAAAGGTGACAAACCAAACGCATATAAATATGCAAAGGAAGTAATTGATGCGGCGAAGATCACCTGGATTACTCCCCGCCAGATTAATAACCGTACCGACTATACGTTTTCGCAGGAACATTTATTCAACTTACAGGTGAATAATATGAAAAACTGGGTAGATCAGTATTTCAAGTTTCATGAAGATGAGACCTATACCAGTGGCAAAGCACAATACGAACTGAAGAACGATAAAAGCGTTACACAACGCGTATTTGAAACTGCTACCGGGGGAAGTACAGATTACCGGTATGTTTACCTGTTCAAGGATCAGTCGGGCTTCCAGTATCATATCAAATACTGGCAGGACGATAATTCCAAATATAACCTTCCCTTCCGCTATCTGATACCCCTGATCCGGATCACGGAAATGTATTATATCGTAGCAGAGTGCACAGCTGACCCAGCAACAGCTGCGGGCTATCTGAACACCGTGCGTTATAACCGGGGCGTTGTGAACCTGCCTGCCGGCCTTAATACGGTGCAAGTCCAGGAAGAGATCCGGAAGGAGTATCAGAAAGAATTCTTCAGCGAAGGACAGTATTTCTTTTACTGCAAGCGGATGAACCTTAACAGAATAGGCGACAAAACGGTAACACCTGAAAAAGTATATGCGTTGCCGTTACCAGATAATGAAATTGATCTACGATAA
- a CDS encoding SusC/RagA family TonB-linked outer membrane protein — translation MKMIFSCRRHRLPVLSAGMLFLLITVDVKANQPTIFSPPTDYLQTKTGKTFRNTLEEISGYYKIRLVYETSMVENQPYIRPPAHMATVEAVLKEVTAGTNLRFIKVDDKQYAIVQAPAETIPAKHGMVASENIVQDVPAVQQVAAVQSLQRPDTTAPRRLVRGTVSEENGDPIPGATVAVPGTSVGVSTNAAGNFSLNLPPEAGAHLLVSSIGYIAQKVHIKPDGILAVVLKKNVSQIQQVEVNAGVFKRPASSFTGAATTITAEQLKQVSNKNVLEALKALDPSFKMPDNLQFGSDPNRLPDIQVRGASSFPNMKGDYSSSPNLPLFILDGFEASLQRIFDLDMNRIATVTLLKDASATAIYGSRGANGVLVIETLRPEKGRLRLSYTNDFKVSAPDLTVYNLLDANEKLQLEKDAGLYTYVTNGPDFYIPYPDTKEAQRLEELYNQRLTNVRRGVNTYWLSQPVRTGIYDRHSLYAEGGDDYVRYGLQLAAGNEQGVMKGSGRSNYSGEVSLAYQYKALRFRNSLTVNYNKSTNSPYGSFSQFGLINPYYSMYDEEGHMKKTLDNGVANPMYNGTLFVKDQSNYTEFINNFSVEWQIMKPLRLIGNFSLMKQTNSAEQFLPAEHTAFSDYSLEDKARRGSYAIQNGNKMNYESSVTMNYGRAVNGSSLYASAGFNLAGSNDDFNGYKVEGFPNDRMDASWFAKQYEKDGHPTGSESVTRRVGVLANVNYAYYQKYLLDLSYRIDGSSQFGADKRFGEFWSAGIGWNMHKEDFLRNSKNINLLKLRASYGARGSLNVPAYQALATYNYFNDVYYYDLLGAYMMSLGNRDLSWQNRLSANIGADMALFRNRLNIEFNYYHDVTKNAIADISTPPSVGFEMNKTNFGELKGNGLELYLRYMIIRNERQNIYWSINASAVRNRTVITNIADRFRKFNADQNTKPQTGPVTLLVDGYGLNTIWVVPSLGIDPGTGKELFQRANGTVTNQWIAADKQAMGNMDPKYEGTFGTFVGYKGFNLNALMRYRYGGQIFNATLLDRVENADVAYNVDRRVFEQRWRNPGDVTFFKNVASREKTKPSSRFVQDENTLSLESVSLSYDFTRQQISFLRMQNLRLTLYMNEVFRLSTVAQERGLDYPFARSFSFSLKTQF, via the coding sequence ATGAAAATGATATTTTCGTGTAGGCGGCACCGTTTGCCGGTGCTGTCTGCGGGAATGCTATTTCTTCTTATTACTGTAGATGTCAAAGCCAACCAACCAACCATTTTTTCTCCACCAACCGACTATTTGCAGACGAAAACAGGAAAAACATTCCGTAACACCCTGGAGGAAATTTCAGGATACTATAAAATACGGCTGGTATATGAAACCAGTATGGTCGAAAACCAGCCATACATAAGGCCTCCGGCACATATGGCCACAGTGGAGGCGGTATTGAAGGAAGTAACCGCCGGTACAAATCTGCGTTTTATTAAAGTAGACGACAAACAATATGCGATTGTGCAGGCGCCTGCCGAAACAATACCTGCCAAACATGGCATGGTGGCTTCGGAAAACATTGTTCAGGATGTGCCGGCAGTACAGCAGGTGGCAGCAGTGCAATCTTTGCAACGGCCGGATACAACGGCGCCGCGCCGCCTCGTACGTGGTACGGTAAGCGAGGAAAACGGCGACCCCATTCCAGGTGCTACTGTGGCTGTTCCCGGCACCTCCGTAGGTGTCAGTACAAATGCAGCCGGTAACTTCTCGCTGAACCTGCCGCCGGAAGCCGGTGCACACCTGCTCGTATCCAGCATCGGGTACATCGCTCAGAAAGTGCACATAAAACCGGACGGTATACTGGCAGTGGTGCTAAAGAAGAACGTCAGCCAGATTCAACAGGTGGAAGTAAATGCCGGGGTTTTCAAACGGCCTGCTTCCAGCTTCACCGGCGCAGCTACTACTATTACTGCCGAACAACTGAAACAGGTGAGTAATAAAAATGTGCTCGAAGCATTGAAAGCATTGGACCCTTCTTTCAAAATGCCCGACAACCTTCAATTCGGTTCCGACCCCAACCGGCTGCCGGATATACAGGTGCGCGGCGCTTCCAGCTTTCCCAATATGAAAGGGGATTATAGCTCCAGCCCTAATCTGCCGCTCTTTATACTGGACGGCTTTGAAGCTTCGCTGCAACGCATCTTCGACCTCGACATGAACCGCATCGCTACGGTTACATTGCTGAAAGATGCCTCTGCTACTGCTATCTATGGCTCCCGTGGTGCTAACGGCGTATTGGTGATCGAAACGCTGCGACCTGAGAAAGGAAGACTGCGACTCAGTTATACCAACGACTTTAAAGTATCGGCGCCCGATCTTACAGTGTATAATCTGCTGGATGCAAACGAAAAATTACAGCTGGAAAAAGATGCAGGCCTGTATACCTACGTTACTAACGGACCTGATTTTTATATTCCGTACCCTGATACAAAAGAAGCACAGCGACTCGAAGAGCTGTACAATCAGCGGCTGACCAATGTACGGCGTGGTGTAAATACCTATTGGCTGTCGCAGCCCGTGCGTACTGGTATTTACGACCGTCACTCATTATATGCAGAAGGGGGAGATGATTACGTAAGATATGGACTGCAACTGGCTGCCGGAAATGAACAGGGAGTAATGAAAGGCTCCGGAAGGAGCAACTATTCCGGCGAAGTGTCGCTGGCCTATCAATATAAGGCGTTACGCTTCAGAAACTCGCTGACGGTGAACTATAATAAATCCACCAATTCGCCTTATGGCAGCTTCTCACAGTTTGGGCTGATCAATCCTTATTACAGCATGTACGATGAGGAAGGGCACATGAAGAAAACGCTGGATAATGGTGTTGCCAACCCCATGTATAATGGTACGCTGTTCGTAAAGGACCAGAGTAACTATACAGAGTTCATCAACAACTTCTCCGTGGAGTGGCAGATTATGAAACCACTTCGCCTGATCGGTAATTTCAGCCTGATGAAGCAAACGAACAGTGCTGAACAATTCCTGCCGGCAGAGCATACTGCATTTTCTGATTATAGTCTGGAAGATAAGGCCCGCCGCGGTTCCTACGCTATCCAGAATGGGAATAAGATGAACTATGAATCCAGCGTTACAATGAACTATGGCCGTGCCGTAAACGGATCATCGTTATACGCATCTGCAGGTTTTAACCTGGCAGGCAGCAACGATGATTTCAACGGCTATAAGGTGGAAGGATTCCCGAACGATCGCATGGATGCCAGCTGGTTTGCCAAACAGTATGAAAAAGACGGGCACCCAACAGGGAGCGAATCCGTTACCCGCAGAGTAGGCGTGCTCGCTAACGTCAACTATGCGTATTACCAGAAGTATCTGCTGGATCTTTCCTATCGTATCGATGGATCATCGCAGTTCGGCGCCGATAAACGATTCGGCGAATTCTGGTCGGCCGGGATTGGCTGGAACATGCATAAGGAAGACTTCCTGCGCAACAGCAAAAATATCAACCTGCTGAAACTAAGGGCCAGCTATGGAGCCAGGGGATCATTGAATGTACCCGCTTACCAGGCACTGGCTACCTATAATTATTTCAACGACGTTTACTACTACGATTTGCTGGGCGCTTATATGATGTCGCTCGGCAACCGGGATCTGAGCTGGCAGAATCGGTTGTCTGCCAATATCGGTGCGGATATGGCCCTGTTCCGGAACCGCCTGAATATAGAGTTCAACTATTACCACGACGTCACAAAAAATGCCATCGCTGATATCAGCACACCTCCTTCCGTTGGATTCGAGATGAACAAAACCAACTTTGGCGAACTGAAAGGCAATGGCCTGGAACTGTATCTGCGCTATATGATTATACGCAACGAGCGGCAGAATATTTATTGGAGCATCAATGCTTCCGCAGTACGCAACCGCACAGTGATCACCAATATTGCGGATCGTTTCCGCAAGTTCAATGCAGATCAGAATACCAAACCTCAAACAGGACCGGTTACCCTGCTGGTAGATGGCTACGGCCTGAACACCATCTGGGTGGTGCCTTCGCTCGGCATAGATCCGGGCACTGGTAAAGAGCTCTTTCAACGCGCCAATGGAACCGTTACCAATCAGTGGATAGCTGCTGATAAACAGGCAATGGGTAACATGGACCCGAAGTATGAAGGCACCTTCGGTACTTTCGTTGGCTATAAAGGTTTTAACCTGAATGCGTTGATGCGCTACCGTTATGGCGGCCAGATATTCAACGCTACACTGCTCGATCGCGTGGAGAATGCAGATGTTGCCTATAACGTCGACAGGCGGGTGTTTGAGCAACGCTGGCGCAACCCGGGGGATGTTACGTTCTTCAAAAATGTGGCCAGCAGGGAAAAAACGAAACCTTCTTCCCGCTTCGTACAGGATGAGAATACTTTGTCGCTCGAATCGGTTTCCCTTTCATACGACTTCACCCGGCAGCAGATCAGCTTCCTGCGTATGCAGAACCTGCGGTTGACACTCTATATGAATGAAGTATTCCGCTTATCGACTGTAGCGCAGGAGAGAGGCCTGGATTACCCTTTTGCCCGTTCTTTTTCTTTCTCATTGAAAACACAGTTTTAA
- a CDS encoding FecR domain-containing protein, giving the protein MDVRKYENYDVSALLADEDFQRWVLHPDATGNALWEAVFAAYPEKRNTAAEAAQTLKQLQFRANEFPAERKRRQWELIEQQLTATPVKHIRIRWYAVAAAVLALIVVAGAWWKMQVPANTIYLTGNGEIKTVLLPDSSVIVLNANSRLEYKTGWDNSRDREVWMSGEGYFSVAHRYNGGQRTRFTVHTGSLDVQVWGTSFNVNTRRGTTRVSLNTGKISVGFPGKKAADVMMAPGDMIAYTPAQHKLTSSHVDPSNYSSWRNRELVFNNTPLREMGNQLEDIYGFKVQITDSATAGRTISGRLLAKSDTMLLNTIAAVFNLNISFRDSVVLIAPRN; this is encoded by the coding sequence ATGGACGTACGTAAATATGAAAATTACGATGTATCTGCATTACTGGCAGATGAGGATTTTCAGCGCTGGGTATTGCATCCGGATGCAACAGGGAATGCTTTGTGGGAAGCTGTATTTGCGGCCTATCCCGAAAAACGGAATACAGCAGCAGAGGCGGCGCAAACGCTGAAACAGCTTCAGTTCCGGGCGAATGAATTTCCGGCAGAGCGGAAGCGCCGGCAATGGGAACTTATCGAGCAGCAACTAACAGCAACACCCGTGAAGCATATCCGTATCAGGTGGTACGCAGTTGCAGCAGCGGTACTGGCATTGATAGTGGTGGCAGGCGCCTGGTGGAAAATGCAGGTACCCGCAAATACTATTTACCTGACTGGAAATGGAGAAATAAAAACAGTGCTGCTGCCAGATAGCTCTGTCATAGTGCTGAATGCTAATTCCAGGCTGGAATATAAGACAGGCTGGGATAACAGCCGCGACCGCGAGGTTTGGATGAGTGGAGAAGGGTATTTTTCAGTTGCTCACCGCTACAATGGCGGACAGCGTACCCGGTTTACCGTGCACACCGGTAGCCTGGATGTACAGGTATGGGGCACCTCTTTCAACGTAAACACACGCCGGGGTACCACCAGGGTGTCGTTAAATACGGGAAAGATCAGCGTCGGCTTCCCCGGAAAAAAAGCCGCCGATGTAATGATGGCGCCGGGCGATATGATTGCATATACGCCTGCACAACATAAACTTACCTCCAGTCATGTAGATCCTTCGAACTACAGCAGCTGGCGGAACAGGGAACTGGTATTTAACAATACTCCCCTGCGTGAAATGGGCAACCAACTGGAAGATATATACGGGTTTAAAGTACAGATCACCGACAGTGCAACTGCAGGCAGAACCATTAGTGGACGCTTATTGGCCAAAAGCGACACCATGCTGCTGAACACCATAGCAGCTGTCTTCAATCTGAATATCAGCTTCAGGGACTCTGTAGTACTGATAGCACCCCGGAACTAG